The sequence below is a genomic window from Rhodococcus sp. 4CII.
GTGACCGGAATGCGGGTGGCCGCGGCCGTGGTCGCCGACAAGGACCCGGGCCCGGAGGCCTCGGTAGGCAAGTTGCTCGCCACCGACACCATGGCACGAACCTCGGAGGTCGTCCGGCTGTTGCTGGGTCGCGATCTGATCGCCGACTCGGGCGAGTGGGGAACGTTCGCGTGGACCGAGCACGTGCTCGGCGCGCCCGGATACCGCATCGCCGGCGGCACCGACGAGATCCAGCGCAACATCCTCGCCGAGCGTGTGCTCGGCCTGCCGAGGGAGCCCCGCCCGTGACTGCAACGATCACCCTCGACGACCGTGTGGCGCGGCGGCTGCGCGAGCAGAACCCGGGACTGGACGTCGGCCCGCTCGAGCCGTTGCTCGGAGGGCACTCCGGGCTGACCTACAAAGTCCGGACCGGCGACGGCGACCTCGTCGTCAAGGCGGTACCCGAGGGCCAACGTCCCATCGGCCGGCACGACATGCTGCGCCAGGCGCGGATCATGGACACGCTCCGAACGACGGAGGTTCCGGTGCCCCGCATCGTCGCCGTCGACGAGAGCGGGCCCGCATGGTTCGCGATGGAGTGCGTGGCCGGGGAGTCACTCGAGCCGGTGCTCGACACACCCCCGGTCGAGCCGGCGGTCGCGGCCGCGCGGATGCGCCGGGCCGCCGCGGTGCTGCCACTGCTGCACGCGGTGCCTGTCGACACCATCCCGGCCGCCGGAGATCCGTTGTCGCCGGGCGCGGAGTTGGCGCGATGGCAACGCACCCTGGACGCCGTTCCCCCCGAACTCGTGGGCGGGGGCGACGAACTGCTGCGTCTCCTCGCCGCCGATCTCCCCGAAGCGCTGTCGCCGACGCTGGTGCACGGCGACTACCGGCTCGGCAACATCCTCGCGCAGGACACGGAGCCGGCGGCACTGATCGACTGGGAGATCTGGAGCCTCGGTGATCCGCGGGTCGAGCTGGGCTGGTTCCTGGTCTTCGCCGACGGCGCGAACTTTCCGGGAGTGGGGCGCGTGGTGCCGGGCCTCCCGTCCGAGGACGAACTGATCGCCCTCTACACCGGGGACGGCCCGGAACTGCGGGACATGAATTGGTTCAACGCACTCGGCCGTCTCAAGATGGCGGCCATCATGGGTCACAACCTGCGCAGGCACCGGGAGGGCCGCCACCACGACCCCGATCAGGAACGGCTGCCCGACACCATCTCCCAGCTCATCCGCGGTGGCACCGCGCTACTCGCCTGATCAGAAAGGACGACACGTGGACTTCGAATACTCCGCACGCACCGAGCGACTGCTCGAACAGCTGCGCACCTTCATGGACGAACACGTCTATCCGGCCGAGGCCGTGTACGACGAGCAGATCAGCTCCAACGACAACCCGCACGAGCAGCCGAAGGTCATGCTGGACCTGCAGGCGAAGGCACGCGAACTCGGATTGTGGAACCTCTTCATGACTCACGGCGAGTGGGGTGCCGGGCTCACCAACCTCGAGTACGCGCCGCTCGCCGAGATGGTCGGACGCTCGGTGATCGGCAACGAGGCGATCAACTGCTCGGCACCCGACACCGGCAACATGGAAATTCTCGCCATGTACGGCACCCCGCAGCAGCAGGCACGCTGGCTCCGGCCGCTCCTCGACTGCACGATCAGGTCGGCGTTCGCGATGACGGAGCCGGACGTCGCGAGTTCCGACGCCACCAACATCACCTCGACCATCCGCCGCGAGGGTGACGAGTACGTCCTCAACGGCCGGAAGTGGTACACCTCGGGCATTCTCGACCCCGACTGCAAGCTCGTCATCTTCATGGGCAAGTCCGACCCAGACGCTCCGACGTACCGGCAGCAGAGCATGATCCTGGTGCCCGCGGACGCCCCCGGCGTCGAGGTGCTCCGCGATCTGCCCATGTTCGGTTACCGGGACCGGCTCGGCCACGGCGAGGTCCAGTTCACGGATGTGCGGGTGCCGGCCGACCACATGCTCGGCGCCGAGGGCGACGGATTCGCGATCGCCCAGGGCCGGCTCGGGCCGGGACGCATGCACTACGCGATGCGGGCGATCGGCATGGCCGAACGCGCCCTCGAACTGATGTGCCGACGAGTCCTGCAGCGCAACGCATTCGGTGGTCCACTCGCCGACCGCGGCGTGGTACGCGAGTGGATCGCGCGGAGCCGGATGGAGATCGACCAGATCCGGCTGCTCGTCCTGAAGGCGTCGTGGCTGATGGACACCCGCGGCAACGCCGCCGCCCGCTCGGAAGTCGCCGCGATCAAGGTGGCCGCCATGGAGATCGCTCATCGGGTGGTCGACCACGCCGTCCAGGCGCACGGCGCCGCCGGGGTGAGTGACGACACGATCCTGGCCCGGCTGTACGCGATCACCCGGGCGTTGCAGATCGCCGACGGCCCGAACGAAGTCCACCTGCGCACGATCGCGCGCCTCGAACTGAAGAAGTACGCATGACCACGACACAGGAATTGACGGGCAAGGTCGCACTCGTCACGGGGGCCACCCGCGGGCTCGGCTACGCCATCGCGAGTGGGCTGGCCGCCGCCGGAGCCACCGTGATCGTGTCGAGCCGCAAGGAGGATGCGTGCGTCGCCGCGGCCGAGGCGATCGCCCGGGACACCGGCGGGATCGCCGAACCGCTCGCCCTGCACGTCGGGAAGTGGGACGCGATCGAAACCGCGGTCGACCACATCGTCACCCGATTCGGGAAGCTCGACGTCGTCGTGAACAACGCTGGAATCGCGCCCCTGTCACCGACATTGGAGTCGGTGTCCGAGTCGCTGTTCGACAAGACCATCGAAGTGAACCTCAAGGGCCCGTTCCGGCTGATGGCGGTGGCCGGCGCCAGGATGAGCGCGGCCGGAGGCGGATCGATCATCAACATCTCGAGCATCGGTGCGCTGCGGCCCAGCCCGCCCGAGGCGATGTACGCGGCGTCGAAGAACGGTCTCAACGCGCTGACGATGGCGTTCGCGCAGGAATACGCGCCCACGGTGCGGGTCAACTGCATCATGCCGGGCGGATTCGCGACCGACATGGCGGCCGACTGGGACGACGAGTTCGTCGGCAAGATCGTCGACCGGCTCCCCGCCGGGCGGCTGGGGCATCCGGATGAAATCGCGGGCCTCGTCGTGCATCTGGCCGGGGACCGCGCCGGCTACACCACGGGCGCCGTGATCCCGGTCGACGGCGGACGCACCGCCGTCTACTGACGCGCGTGCCACGAACAGGAGTAGGAGCAACCACATGCACGTACCCGAGCTGTTCCAGCTGAACGGTCGCGTCGCTGTCGTCACGGGTGCGTCGTCCGGGCTGGGAATGGGGTTCGCGCGGACGCTGGCCTCGGCCGGCGCCACGGTCTTCGCGGCCGCCCGCCGGGTCGATCGGCTCGCGGCGCTGGCCGAGGAAGTCGACACCGTGGTCCCCGTCGAATGCGACATCACCGTCGACGCCGACCGCCGCCGGCTGGTCGACCGCGCCCGCGAGCGGACCGGCCGCGTCGACGTCCTGGTCAACAATGCCGGTACGCCCGGACCTCCGAATGCGGAGGACGAAACCGCCGACGGGTTCTCGTCGATTCTCGATGTGAACCTGGCCGCGGGCTTCCACCTCGCCACGTACGCCACGTCGTCCGTTCCGGAGGACGCGGCGACGTCGATCATCAACATCTCCTCGGTGATCGGGTTGGTGTCCACGGCCCCCATCGGCGGTGCGAGTTACGCGGCGTCGAAGGCGGGCATCCTCGGTCTGACCCGCGAGCTGGCGGGTCAGTGGGGCAGGCGGGGCGTCCGTGTCAACGCCGTCGTGCCGGGATGGTTCGATACCGAAATGACCGACGGACTGTTCAGCAATCAGCGTTCAGCCGACTGGGTGCGCCGCAACACGATGCTCGGCCGCGGCGGCCGGGCGGGTGAAGTGGACGGTGCCGTGCTGTTCCTCGCGTCGGACGCGTCGTCGTACGTCACCGGACAGACGCTCGTCGTCGACGGCGGCTGGACGGCCAGGTAGGCGGCAGGACGATGACCATCGACACGATGCGCGCCGTGCGCATGACCGCCTGGGGTGAACCCGCGCAGGTCCTGCGCGTGCGCGTCCCCGAACCACAGGGCGCCGAACTGCTGATCGAGGTCCGGGCGGCCGGACTCTGCCGATCCGACCTGCATGTCATGGACGCCCCCGCGGGCGTCTTCGACTACCCGCTCCCGCTCACGCTCGGGCACGAGGTGGCCGGAACCGTCGTCGGCGCGGGCCCCGACGCCGACAGTTCGTGGATCGGCCAGTCCGTGGTGGTCCACGGCGTCTGGTCCTGCGGGCAATGCCGCAACTGCAGGCGAGGCAGGGAGAATTACTGCCACGACCTGCGCCCGCGGGCGGACGGCCTGCTTCCGGCCATCGGCAGCGGTCTCGGCTACGACGGCGGTCTGGCCGACGCCATGATCGTTCCCTCGGAGCGGTTCGTGGTGCGCACCCGGGGGCTCGCTCCCGAGAGTGCCGCCCCGCTCGCCGACGCCGCCCTGACGGCGTACCACGCGATTCGCACGAACCGGGATCTGGTCGACAGTCACTCCGTCGTCGTGGTGGTCGGTGTCGGGGGACTGGGCCATCTCGCCGTCCAGATCCTGCGCGCTCTCGGCGCCGGCACGGTCGTCGCGGTCGATCCGCGGGAGGGCTCGCGTGACCTCGCCCGCCGGCTCGGGGCGGATCGCGCGGTCCCGGAGGTTGCCGACGTGGCGAGAGCCGATGCCGACGTGGTGTTCGATTTCGTCGGCTCGCCGGCCACGATGGACTCGGCCGCGCAGTTGCTCGGTCCGGGTGGCCGGCTGGTCACGGTGGGCAGCGGGGGAGGCCGGCTCACGGTCGGCAAGAACCTCGGACTACCCAACGGCTGGCAGGTCAGCGCCCCGTTCTGGGGAACGCGCGCGGATCTCGAGGCGGTGGTCGACCTCGCGCATCGAGGGCAGTTGAGCGTCGAGTCGGCCGCATACCGATTGGACGACGCCCTCGACGTCTACGACCGCCTGCGCCGCGGAGCGATCACCGGGCGCGCCGTCCTCGTGCCGTGACCGGCGAAGCCGGCGCGATCCGGCACGTGATGACTGAGAATGACAATGGTTCGGTTAACAGGAGGTCTGCGGGATGTGGGAGTTGGCTCGCGAATTCGTTGCTCGCGCACAGAGTTCGCCGGATGAGATTGCGGTCGTCGACGCCGCGGGCGAGTACACCGCCTCGGGCATCGCGGCGGCGGCGATCGAACTCGCCGCACTGCTGGACGCGGGCCCCGGCGGATCGCCCACCGTGCTCGTGCAGGCGGACAACAGCTGGCGGACACTGACCGCGACACTCGCGGTGGGTCTGCGGGGCGGCGTCGTCGCAGTGTTCAGCAGGCATGCGACGCCGTCGGAGTTCGCCGTGGCCCTGCACGACATCGCACCCGACGTGGTGATCGCAGACCAGGAGTCGCTGGCGCACTGGGGTGCATCGGACGAGCAATTCTCGGAAGAGGCGACCGCGCTGGCCGGCTGGGCTGTGCGCTGGTCGCGATCACCGGTCAGCGACGTCGCACGGTGGAACGGTGGGGTCGCGATCGCGATGACGTCCGGGTCGACGGGACATCCCAAGTGCGTGGTGCAGTCGGAACCGGCGATCCGGTACGCCTGCCGGTGCACGATCGACGCGGTCGGTCTCGAACCCGGAGATCCGGTCGCCGCGTTCGTTCCGCTCTCGTCGGTGGCCGCGTTCTGCTTCGGGCTGTATCTCCCGGCGATGCTGGCCGCACCGATGGTCTGCATGGACGGCTGGAAGCCCTCCGCCGCCCTCGAGGTGGTGAGGAAACACCGGGTTGCGTGGACGATGCTCGTCCCGACCATGGCGCTGCAACTGGCGGTCGCGCCGGACGCGGCGGGAGCGCTGACGTCGCTGCGAGCGATGACCGTCGGCGGCGGCCCGATGGACGCCGGCGCGCTCGGTCGCGCCGAACAGACCCTCGGGACGACGTTCCTGCGGGTGTTCGGCATGTCCGAATGCCTCGGGCACACCACCCCGCTGCCCTCGGACGAGCCGGCCGTGCGCCTGGGGCGGGACGGTCGTCCCTTCCCCGGGACCGTCGTCCGAGCGGTCGACGAACACGGCGCTCCGCTGCCGCCGGGGCGGGTCGGCGATGCTCAGGTCAGCGGACCCTCCCTCTTCGTCGGGTATGCCCGAGCCGGGGTCCCCGCACCGCCCGAACTCACCGCGGACGGGTTCCTGCCCACCGGCGACCTCGTCGAAGTCGCGGAGGACGGGAGCATCCGGGTCATGGGGCGGCAGAAGCAGATCATCATTCGCGGGGGCCGCAACATCGACATCAACGAGGTCGAGGCGGCCATCGCGCGCATCCCGACGGTGTCCCAGGTGTGTGTGGTCCCGGTGCCGGACGAACTACTCGGTGAACGCGCCGCAGCCCTGGTCGTGAGCACCGGTGCACCGATCACCCTCGCCGAGGTGACCGCGCACCTCGGGGACGACGAGTTCCCGAAGTTCAAGTGGCCGGAGTTCGTCTTCACGATCGACGATCTGCCGCAGAACCGGGTCGGGAAGCTGTCTCGACCGGATGCGGTGAGTCTCGCAACACGCCTGCTCGCCGGCACCGCCAGCCCCTGAAGTCAACCCGACCCGACCTCAGTTCAGGTAGTCTTTCCGGTACCGACCCGACAACAGATGGATGGGGATCCCGTGTCCGTAGAAGCCATGACGCTCCGCGATGGTCCGCGTTCCAAGCGCGGGCTCATTCTCACGGCCGCAATCGAACGCTTCGGGGAAGTGGGCTTCGAGCACACGAAGTGGGCGTCGATCGCCGGCGAGGTCGGCATCGGCCAGACCGCGCTCTACCACTACTTCGAGTCCAAGGCGCACTGCCTGCTGACGATCATGCGTCTGGAGTTGGCGGAGTCGCTCGAACGCTTCACGGCCGCCATCGAGGGCATCGACGACCCGGTGGAGGCGCTGAGCGCCGCCGTCAGCAGCGCGCTGGAGGCGACCCCTCGGGACGCCCTGCAGCGTCGCATCCTCCAGAGCCACATGGATCTGCTGGCCACGCCCCGTCAGTCCGAGAAGGAAGAAGCCGAGCGTCAGACCTCACGCGCGCTGGTGAATTCGATCGAAGAGGCATGGTCTCTTCTCATCGCGAAGGGGATGGGTGCCGGGGCCTTCGCCGACGCCGATCCACGATTGATGGCCCGACTCGTCCTCGGACTCGTCGTCAGCGTGTGGCGTTGGTATCGCCCCGACGGCGACATGAGCGTCGACCAGCTCAACAGGCAGGTTCGCGACGCCACCCTGCGTATCGTTCGCGCATAATCTGCGGCGCTCGTGGGGCGGTTTTCGCGCACCGTCAGTAATTGAACCTAATTCATGTCAGCAATGGAGTAGTGATGTACAACTTGATCGTCCTGGCCTCCCGTCCGCACGACTGGAGCCACGAGCAGTTCATCCAGTGGTGGCGCGGCGAGCACGCCGAGGTCACCTATCCGCTCCCCGGCCTGCGGAGATGGCAGCACACCGAAGTGCTCGACGCGATGGACGACCGGTCCCGGGAGTGGGACGGCGTGTCGATCCTGAGCTTCGACTCCCGCGAGGACCTCGACGCCGCGCTCGCCAGCCCGCAATGGCAAGCGGCAGTCGACAACGTCGGCCAGATGCGCGGAAAGCGAATCCTCGTCATGGGCGAGGAGAAGACGATGGTCGAAGTGGGCAGCGGCGAATCATGAGGGCAGGGTGGATGGAGCCGGGCTGCTACGAGGTGGCGCCCGGTGTCCATCGCATTCCCCTCCACATGCCGAACGACGGTCTCGGAGCCGTAAACGTCTACGCCCTCGAGACTCCGGACGGCCTGGCCCTCGTCGACGGCGGCTGGCGAGTCGACACCACCTTCGAGGAGATGGAGCGCGCACTGCGCCGGATCGGCCGCGGCACCGAGGAGATTCACGACATCTACGTCACCCACGTGCACCGCGATCACTACACGTTCGCCGTCGAACTCCGCCGCCGTCACGGTGCACGCGTCCACCTCGGTGTCGCCGAGGCCGACGGACTGGCGGCGGTCAGTGCGCTCGGCAGCAATGTGCCGACGGATTCGCTCCACGAACTCCGCCGCGCCGGGGCCCCCGTCCTGGCGGACACCGTCGAGGCCCTGACCGCGGCGGAGCCGTTCCACCCCTCGGACTGGGAAGCGCCCGATCGCTGGCTCGCCGCGGGTCCGCTGCGGATCGGGGAGCACACGCTCGACGTCGTGCACACGCCCGGCCACACCAAGGGGCACATGGTGTTTCACGACACGCAGCGGGGACTGCTCTTCAGCGGTGACCACGTCCTGCCCTCGATCACGCCGTCGATCGGCTTCGAACTCGGCGAGTGGGACCTGCCCCTGGGGCGCTACCTCGATTCGCTGTCCCGCTTGCTCGACCGTCCCGACTCGCGACTGCTGCCGGCGCACGGAGATCCGACGCCCAGCGTTCATCGCCGGGTCGAGGAACTTCTCGCGCACCACGACGGGCGCTTCGCCGCCATGCGCACCGCGCTGGCGTCGCTGGGGCCGGTGACCGCGACGGCGGTGGCGGAGGCCGTCACGTGGACCCGCCGGGAACGGCCGTTCGCCACACTGGACCCGTTCAACCGGATGATCGCCACCTGCGAGACTCTCGCGCACCTCGACACCCTGGTCGACCGAGGCCAGATCACCGTTCGCCGCCGAGACGGCCGCGACGTCTTCTCCGCTGCCTGAGCGGCATCCGGGCAGCGATCGGCCGTTCGAACATCCGGCGGTCCGCAACTTCGATGGAAGGATTCCCGTGCAGAGTCGTGAGCTGAAACTGGCGCGTCATCCCCAGGGGAAAGTTCGATCGGAAGACTTCTCTCTCGAGGTGGTGACGGTTCCGGAAGAACTGGGTCCCGGCGACATTCTCGTGCGCAACTCGTGGCTGTCGATCGACCCGTCCGTCCGGATGCGTCTCGGGCCCACCGGACCCGCCGGCTATCTACCGCCGTTCCGGCTCGGGGACACGCTGGCCGGGTTGGCCGTCGGCGAGGTGATCCGGTCCCGGGCGGGCAGTTTCGAACCGGGCGACACGGTGCTGCACATCAACGGCTTTCGTGAGTTCGCCGTGATCCGGGAGGATAGTGAAACCCTGGCAGGGGCCGGCGGAGTGACAAAACTGGACACGAGCGAGCATCCGCCGCAGTCGTATCTCGGCGCGCTGGGAAGTTCCGGGCTCACCGCCTATGTGGGACTGCACTGCATCGGTGAACTCACGGCCGGAGACGTCGTCTGGATCTCGTCGGCGGCGGGAGCAGTCGGTAGCATCGCTGCGCAGATTGCCCGGCTCAGAGGTCATTACGTGGTCGGCAGTACGGGATCCGCCGATAAGGTCCGGTTCCTGTCGGAGAAACTACGCCTCGACGCCGCGTTCGATTACCACACCCTGGATCTCACCGACGCACTCGTCGGCGCGGCGCCCGACGGCATCGATCTGTACTTCGACAACGTCGGCGGAACGCATCTCCAGGCCGCCCTGTACAACCTTCGGCGGGGAGGCCGAGTTGCCATGGCGGGCGCCGTCGCGTCCTATGAGAGGGAGGCGACGGGCCCGGACAACCTCTTTCAGATCGTGGCAAAGAACCTCACGGTGAAGGGCTTCCGGGCCGGTGCCTACGACCATCTGCTCGGCGACATGCGTGCCGAGGTCGGGAGCTACCTCCGCGACGGTCGGCTCGTTGCCGCGGAAACTGTGTTCGACGGTCTCGAGTCGGCGCCGGACGCCATCGTCGCGATGCTGGGCGGCCGCACCGTGGGGAAGACGCTGTGCCGCCTGGGATGACGACGCCGTCTGACACAGAA
It includes:
- a CDS encoding phosphotransferase family protein, yielding MTATITLDDRVARRLREQNPGLDVGPLEPLLGGHSGLTYKVRTGDGDLVVKAVPEGQRPIGRHDMLRQARIMDTLRTTEVPVPRIVAVDESGPAWFAMECVAGESLEPVLDTPPVEPAVAAARMRRAAAVLPLLHAVPVDTIPAAGDPLSPGAELARWQRTLDAVPPELVGGGDELLRLLAADLPEALSPTLVHGDYRLGNILAQDTEPAALIDWEIWSLGDPRVELGWFLVFADGANFPGVGRVVPGLPSEDELIALYTGDGPELRDMNWFNALGRLKMAAIMGHNLRRHREGRHHDPDQERLPDTISQLIRGGTALLA
- a CDS encoding acyl-CoA dehydrogenase family protein, which encodes MDFEYSARTERLLEQLRTFMDEHVYPAEAVYDEQISSNDNPHEQPKVMLDLQAKARELGLWNLFMTHGEWGAGLTNLEYAPLAEMVGRSVIGNEAINCSAPDTGNMEILAMYGTPQQQARWLRPLLDCTIRSAFAMTEPDVASSDATNITSTIRREGDEYVLNGRKWYTSGILDPDCKLVIFMGKSDPDAPTYRQQSMILVPADAPGVEVLRDLPMFGYRDRLGHGEVQFTDVRVPADHMLGAEGDGFAIAQGRLGPGRMHYAMRAIGMAERALELMCRRVLQRNAFGGPLADRGVVREWIARSRMEIDQIRLLVLKASWLMDTRGNAAARSEVAAIKVAAMEIAHRVVDHAVQAHGAAGVSDDTILARLYAITRALQIADGPNEVHLRTIARLELKKYA
- a CDS encoding SDR family NAD(P)-dependent oxidoreductase; the protein is MTTTQELTGKVALVTGATRGLGYAIASGLAAAGATVIVSSRKEDACVAAAEAIARDTGGIAEPLALHVGKWDAIETAVDHIVTRFGKLDVVVNNAGIAPLSPTLESVSESLFDKTIEVNLKGPFRLMAVAGARMSAAGGGSIINISSIGALRPSPPEAMYAASKNGLNALTMAFAQEYAPTVRVNCIMPGGFATDMAADWDDEFVGKIVDRLPAGRLGHPDEIAGLVVHLAGDRAGYTTGAVIPVDGGRTAVY
- a CDS encoding SDR family NAD(P)-dependent oxidoreductase translates to MHVPELFQLNGRVAVVTGASSGLGMGFARTLASAGATVFAAARRVDRLAALAEEVDTVVPVECDITVDADRRRLVDRARERTGRVDVLVNNAGTPGPPNAEDETADGFSSILDVNLAAGFHLATYATSSVPEDAATSIINISSVIGLVSTAPIGGASYAASKAGILGLTRELAGQWGRRGVRVNAVVPGWFDTEMTDGLFSNQRSADWVRRNTMLGRGGRAGEVDGAVLFLASDASSYVTGQTLVVDGGWTAR
- a CDS encoding NAD(P)-dependent alcohol dehydrogenase, whose translation is MTIDTMRAVRMTAWGEPAQVLRVRVPEPQGAELLIEVRAAGLCRSDLHVMDAPAGVFDYPLPLTLGHEVAGTVVGAGPDADSSWIGQSVVVHGVWSCGQCRNCRRGRENYCHDLRPRADGLLPAIGSGLGYDGGLADAMIVPSERFVVRTRGLAPESAAPLADAALTAYHAIRTNRDLVDSHSVVVVVGVGGLGHLAVQILRALGAGTVVAVDPREGSRDLARRLGADRAVPEVADVARADADVVFDFVGSPATMDSAAQLLGPGGRLVTVGSGGGRLTVGKNLGLPNGWQVSAPFWGTRADLEAVVDLAHRGQLSVESAAYRLDDALDVYDRLRRGAITGRAVLVP
- a CDS encoding class I adenylate-forming enzyme family protein gives rise to the protein MWELAREFVARAQSSPDEIAVVDAAGEYTASGIAAAAIELAALLDAGPGGSPTVLVQADNSWRTLTATLAVGLRGGVVAVFSRHATPSEFAVALHDIAPDVVIADQESLAHWGASDEQFSEEATALAGWAVRWSRSPVSDVARWNGGVAIAMTSGSTGHPKCVVQSEPAIRYACRCTIDAVGLEPGDPVAAFVPLSSVAAFCFGLYLPAMLAAPMVCMDGWKPSAALEVVRKHRVAWTMLVPTMALQLAVAPDAAGALTSLRAMTVGGGPMDAGALGRAEQTLGTTFLRVFGMSECLGHTTPLPSDEPAVRLGRDGRPFPGTVVRAVDEHGAPLPPGRVGDAQVSGPSLFVGYARAGVPAPPELTADGFLPTGDLVEVAEDGSIRVMGRQKQIIIRGGRNIDINEVEAAIARIPTVSQVCVVPVPDELLGERAAALVVSTGAPITLAEVTAHLGDDEFPKFKWPEFVFTIDDLPQNRVGKLSRPDAVSLATRLLAGTASP
- a CDS encoding TetR/AcrR family transcriptional regulator gives rise to the protein MTLRDGPRSKRGLILTAAIERFGEVGFEHTKWASIAGEVGIGQTALYHYFESKAHCLLTIMRLELAESLERFTAAIEGIDDPVEALSAAVSSALEATPRDALQRRILQSHMDLLATPRQSEKEEAERQTSRALVNSIEEAWSLLIAKGMGAGAFADADPRLMARLVLGLVVSVWRWYRPDGDMSVDQLNRQVRDATLRIVRA
- a CDS encoding EthD family reductase, which translates into the protein MYNLIVLASRPHDWSHEQFIQWWRGEHAEVTYPLPGLRRWQHTEVLDAMDDRSREWDGVSILSFDSREDLDAALASPQWQAAVDNVGQMRGKRILVMGEEKTMVEVGSGES
- a CDS encoding MBL fold metallo-hydrolase gives rise to the protein MRAGWMEPGCYEVAPGVHRIPLHMPNDGLGAVNVYALETPDGLALVDGGWRVDTTFEEMERALRRIGRGTEEIHDIYVTHVHRDHYTFAVELRRRHGARVHLGVAEADGLAAVSALGSNVPTDSLHELRRAGAPVLADTVEALTAAEPFHPSDWEAPDRWLAAGPLRIGEHTLDVVHTPGHTKGHMVFHDTQRGLLFSGDHVLPSITPSIGFELGEWDLPLGRYLDSLSRLLDRPDSRLLPAHGDPTPSVHRRVEELLAHHDGRFAAMRTALASLGPVTATAVAEAVTWTRRERPFATLDPFNRMIATCETLAHLDTLVDRGQITVRRRDGRDVFSAA
- a CDS encoding NADP-dependent oxidoreductase encodes the protein MQSRELKLARHPQGKVRSEDFSLEVVTVPEELGPGDILVRNSWLSIDPSVRMRLGPTGPAGYLPPFRLGDTLAGLAVGEVIRSRAGSFEPGDTVLHINGFREFAVIREDSETLAGAGGVTKLDTSEHPPQSYLGALGSSGLTAYVGLHCIGELTAGDVVWISSAAGAVGSIAAQIARLRGHYVVGSTGSADKVRFLSEKLRLDAAFDYHTLDLTDALVGAAPDGIDLYFDNVGGTHLQAALYNLRRGGRVAMAGAVASYEREATGPDNLFQIVAKNLTVKGFRAGAYDHLLGDMRAEVGSYLRDGRLVAAETVFDGLESAPDAIVAMLGGRTVGKTLCRLG